The Arachis hypogaea cultivar Tifrunner chromosome 19, arahy.Tifrunner.gnm2.J5K5, whole genome shotgun sequence genome has a window encoding:
- the LOC140182287 gene encoding uncharacterized protein has protein sequence MADFLEEVIGDPPEETGTRWKLHVDGASNQTSGGAVVILESPAGVIYEQSTKFEFPVSNNQTEYEALLGGLTLAREVGATRLEVCSDSQVVTSQVNGSYQARHPLLQKYLEKVRELTREFQEVTVQHVPRERNIRADLLSKLASTKPGAGNRSLIQGMVKEPTVALHLAESSPSWLDPITNFLELGKLPDDEKASRTLRREAARYAIIQGQLFRKGLSQPLLKCLHPDQTDYEIHVETVEHPQTNGQVESANKVILLGLKKRLDNKKGSWADELASVLWSYRTTEQSSTGETPFRLTYGVDAVIPVEIGEPSPRLLLAGVDEAVEKDLVEETREMAHLSETALKQRIALRYNAKVLGREFEERDLVLRRNDIDLPTPGEGKMAANWEGPYRIKEVLGKGAYRLERLDGKEIPRTWNAGNLRRFYS, from the exons ATGGCAGATTTCTTGGAAGAGGTGATCGGTGATCCCCCTGAggaaacgggcacacggtggaagctccacgtaGACGGGGCCTCTAACCAGACGTCCGGGGGAGCCGTGGTCATCTTAGAAAGCCCGGCGGGAGTCATATACGAGCAATCGACCAAGTTCGAGTTCCCTGTGTCGAACAATCAAACGGAATATGAAGCCCTCTTAGGAGGACTAACGTTAGCTCGGGAGGTCGGGGCAACAAGACTGGAGGTATGCAGCGACTCACAAGTCGTCAcctcacaagtaaatggaagctatcAAGCAAGGCACCCCCTTCTACAAAAATATTTGGAAAAGGTGAGAGAATTGACAAGAGAGTTTCAAGAGGTCACGGTCCAACACGTTCCAAGAGAAAGGAACATACGGGCAGACCTCCTGTCCAAACTAGCAAGCACAAAGCCAGGAGCGGGTAACCGATCTCTCATCCAGGGCATGGTGAAGGAACCGACCGTCGCCCTCCATTTGGCGGAGTCAAGCCCCTCCTGGTTGGACCCGATCACGAACTTCCTGGAACTTGGCAAGTTACCTGACGATGAGAAGGCGTCCAGAACGTTGAGAAGGGAGGCAGCCAGATACGCAATTATACAAGGGCAACTATTCAGAAAGGGGCTCAGCCAACCCCTGCTGAAGTGCTtacaccccgaccagacggactat GAAATTCATGTGGAGACAG TGGAACATCCCCAAACAAACGGACAAGTGGAGTCCGCAAACAAAGTCATCCTACTTGGCCTCAAGAAGCGCTTAGACAATAAGAAAGGCTCATGGGCCGACGAGCTAGCTtcggtcctctggtcctaccgaACAACCGAACAAAGCTCTACGGGGGAAACTCCTTTTCGCCTAACGTACGGTGTCGACGCGGTGATACCTGTCGAGATCGGCGAACCGAGTCCACGGCTACTACTCGCAGGTGTGGACGAAGCAGTAGAAAAGGACCTGGTGGAGGAGACTAGGGAAATGGCCCACTTGTCAGAAACAGCGTTGAAACAAAGGATAGCCCTGCGCTACAACGCTAAAGTCCTCGGAAGGGAATTTGAGGAAAGAGACCTCGTACTACGACGAAACGACATCGATTTAccgaccccaggagaaggaaAAATGGCGGCaaattgggaaggtccctacagaatcAAAGAGGTGCTCGGCAAAGGCGCCTACAGGCTGGAAAGACTCGACGGCAAGGAGATCCCGAGAACATGGAATGCTGGTAACCTAAGgagattttattcatag